From Cytobacillus sp. IB215665, the proteins below share one genomic window:
- the ssb gene encoding single-stranded DNA-binding protein, with product MMNRVILVGRLTKDPELRYTPSGVAVATFTLAVNRTFTNQQGERQADFINCVVWRKPAENVANYLKKGSLAGVDGRVQTRNYEGQDGKRVYVTEIVAESVQFLEPRSGNEQRPAGNNHQGNQGGYEQFGQNQNQRNNNNNQGFTRVNDDPFANDGQPIDISDDDLPF from the coding sequence ATGATGAATCGTGTAATTCTTGTCGGACGATTAACGAAAGATCCAGAATTACGATATACTCCAAGTGGAGTAGCAGTTGCAACCTTTACGTTAGCTGTCAACAGAACATTTACAAATCAGCAAGGTGAACGACAGGCCGATTTTATTAATTGTGTTGTATGGCGTAAACCAGCTGAAAACGTCGCAAACTACTTGAAAAAGGGTAGCTTAGCTGGAGTAGATGGACGTGTTCAAACACGCAACTACGAAGGACAAGACGGTAAACGCGTATATGTAACTGAGATAGTTGCTGAAAGTGTGCAATTTTTAGAGCCGCGATCAGGTAATGAGCAGCGACCTGCAGGCAATAATCACCAAGGAAACCAAGGTGGCTACGAGCAATTTGGACAAAATCAGAACCAACGTAATAATAATAATAATCAAGGGTTTACTCGAGTAAATGACGATCCGTTTGCAAATGATGGACAGCCTATAGACATTTCTGATGACGATTTGCCGTTCTAA
- the rpsR gene encoding 30S ribosomal protein S18 gives MAGGRRGGRAKRRKVCYFTSNGITHIDYKDIDVLKKFVSERGKILPRRVTGTSAKYQRKLTIAIKRARQMALLPYVTGE, from the coding sequence ATGGCAGGAGGACGCAGAGGAGGACGTGCTAAACGTCGTAAGGTGTGTTATTTCACATCTAACGGTATCACGCACATCGATTACAAAGATATTGATGTACTTAAAAAGTTTGTCTCAGAAAGAGGTAAAATTTTACCACGTCGTGTTACAGGCACAAGCGCTAAATATCAACGTAAATTAACTATTGCTATTAAACGCGCTCGTCAAATGGCATTACTACCTTATGTTACAGGTGAATAA
- a CDS encoding YybS family protein: protein MKNAKVLTEGAILLAIFIILVFISMYIPFLGSVSIFFLPLPIMLFTIRNGLRNGIILIIPAILLTIAVGSILAVPLALMFTSGGIVTGYLIKEKKSHYMTLLVGTVIYLINITFIYVGSMLLFKIDFINEMTLLMNESITMATNMMEGLGQDANEQVLKQFQATIDLLQYLIPSFFVMTAFLFALISLIVSIPIIKRFNVSIEPWPPFRDLMLPKSVIWYYLITIIMSFVIEEESSLFFPMINIDFILQLLMIIQGMSLLFYFLHHKGYSKVVQLFVFIISLFLIPIIRLLGIIDIGFDLRKRIVSKR, encoded by the coding sequence GTGAAGAATGCGAAAGTATTAACAGAAGGAGCTATACTACTAGCAATTTTTATTATTTTAGTGTTCATTTCAATGTACATACCATTCCTTGGATCAGTATCAATATTTTTTCTTCCACTACCAATTATGCTTTTTACGATTAGAAATGGTTTGCGAAATGGCATAATATTAATTATACCTGCTATTTTATTAACAATAGCTGTTGGTTCAATATTGGCAGTACCGCTAGCATTAATGTTTACAAGTGGTGGTATTGTTACAGGGTATTTAATAAAGGAAAAGAAAAGTCATTACATGACACTGTTAGTTGGAACGGTCATATACTTAATTAATATTACATTTATTTATGTTGGATCCATGTTGCTGTTCAAAATTGATTTCATAAATGAAATGACATTATTGATGAATGAGTCAATAACGATGGCTACAAACATGATGGAGGGCTTAGGACAAGATGCAAATGAGCAAGTCCTTAAGCAATTTCAAGCAACAATAGATTTATTACAATACTTAATACCGAGTTTTTTTGTTATGACTGCGTTTTTATTTGCGCTCATTTCGTTAATTGTTTCAATACCGATTATTAAGCGTTTTAATGTAAGTATTGAACCGTGGCCACCTTTTCGAGATCTTATGCTGCCCAAAAGTGTAATTTGGTATTATTTAATTACGATCATTATGTCATTTGTTATAGAAGAAGAATCAAGTTTATTTTTTCCAATGATAAATATTGATTTCATTTTGCAACTACTAATGATTATTCAAGGTATGTCTTTATTATTTTACTTCTTACACCATAAAGGCTATTCCAAAGTTGTTCAATTGTTTGTATTTATCATTTCATTGTTTCTTATACCAATTATTCGATTATTAGGTATAATTGATATAGGATTCGACCTGCGGAAAAGAATAGTATCTAAGCGCTAA